One Alligator mississippiensis isolate rAllMis1 chromosome 1, rAllMis1, whole genome shotgun sequence genomic window carries:
- the LOC102576805 gene encoding left-right determination factor 1: protein MTVGGLTQKGLKETLLQKLQLSEVPKLQKRDVMNLVIPEHIRNKYISMLRHHRVKRRALPSLAGILRGIPGNAEVLYSDTTRQNLVFDMEGRIPENSEVTMAELKLFKKPLNRTNIPYKQSHRPVTNARVSVYWVQCQADGTNRTSLIDSRLVPIMESGWRNFDVTQAVHYWLKTERRGPMLLEIWIEGERLGSYASEMAKVVRFTSQDPLDKAMGKPELVLYTLNLEEYGGPGDCKEDTPKKKSTCCRQEHYINFRELTWTQYWIIEPAGYQAYHCMGGCMQPRNLLRRFGYGERTCAIVESSPLPMMYLVKKGNYTEIEVAEFPNMIIEKCGCVMDNIAVV from the exons ATGACTGTTGGTGGTCTTACCCAGAAGGGGCTCAAGGAAACTTTGCTGCAGAAACTACAGCTCTCTGAGGTCCCTAAACTTCAGAAGAGAGATGTAATGAATCTGGTTATCCCAGAGCACATAAGGAACAAATACATCTCCATGCTGAGGCATCACAGAGTGAAGAGAAGAGCTTTGCCAAGTTTGGCTGGCATCCTGAGAGGGATTCCTGGCAATGCAG AAGTTCTCTATTCAGACACCACACGCCAAAATCTGGTCTTTGACATGGAGGGGAGGATACCTGAAAATAGTGAGGTCACAATGGCTGAGCTGAAACTTTTCAAAAAGCCCCTGAACAGAACAAACATCCCTTATAAGCAATCTCACAGGCCAGTCACCAATGCCAGAGTCAGTGTTTATTGGGTTCAATGCCAAGCTGATGGCACCAACCGAACTTCGTTGATTGATTCCAG GTTGGTTCCAATAATGGAGTCTGGCTGGAGGAATTTTGATGTGACCCAAGCAGTACATTATTGGCTAAAAACTGAGAGGCGGGGACCGATGCTACTAGAGATTTGGATTGAAGGAGAAAGGCTAGGCAGCTATGCCTCAGAAATGGCCAAAGTTGTGCGTTTTACCTCTCAGGACCCTTTGGATAAAGCCATGGGCAAACCTGAACTGGTGCTTTATACCCTCAACCTGGAAGAATACGG AGGGCCTGGAGACTGTAAGGAGGACACCCCGAAGAAGAAGTCAACTTGTTGTCGGCAGGAACACTATATCAACTTCCGAGAGCTGACCTGGACTCAGTACTGGATTATTGAGCCGGCAGGATACCAGGCCTATCACTGTATGggtggctgcatgcagcccaggaaCTTGCTACGTCGATTCGGCTATGGGGAGAGAACTTGTGCCATTGTGGAGAGCTCCCCACTTCCCATGATGTATCTTGTCAAGAAGGGAAACTACACAGAAATTGAAGTGGCTGAGTTTCCTAACATGATCATAGAGAAGTGTGGCTGTGTTATGGACAATATAGCAGTGGTGTAG